One part of the Nitrosophilus kaiyonis genome encodes these proteins:
- the rimP gene encoding ribosome maturation factor RimP yields the protein MSLEEEIKKIVESCGAKLYDIETVTEHGKTIYRVTIQHPEGVDLDLCADISNLISPLLDVNPPVRGDYNLEVSSPGIERKLKKLSHFKNSIGEDVKVVLHDGTQIKGKLEKVEDNKIFIKTEHNEEIIDFDNIASAKTYFEW from the coding sequence TTGAGTTTAGAAGAGGAAATTAAAAAAATAGTTGAATCTTGTGGTGCTAAACTTTATGATATTGAAACAGTAACTGAGCATGGCAAGACTATTTATAGAGTAACTATTCAACATCCAGAGGGTGTCGATCTTGATTTGTGTGCAGATATTAGCAATCTTATTTCTCCGCTTTTAGATGTAAATCCTCCTGTTAGAGGAGATTATAATCTTGAAGTTAGTTCACCAGGAATTGAGAGAAAATTAAAAAAGTTATCACATTTTAAAAACTCAATTGGTGAGGATGTAAAAGTTGTTTTGCATGATGGAACCCAAATAAAGGGAAAATTGGAAAAGGTTGAAGATAATAAAATATTTATAAAAACTGAGCATAACGAAGAGATAATAGATTTTGATAATATAGCAAGTGCAAAGACATATTTTGAATGGTAG
- the rbfA gene encoding 30S ribosome-binding factor RbfA — MTPGEIKRARQASLLIELISEALGQMNDEILRGVTVTDVVVKKGGYDADVYIDPSIYTEDEKKEILKKLKKAAPLLQSFCLESSGWFKCPKFHFKFDENIEQSKRIEELFKKIKDKG, encoded by the coding sequence ATGACTCCGGGTGAAATAAAAAGAGCAAGACAAGCATCATTATTGATAGAACTTATATCAGAAGCTCTTGGACAAATGAATGATGAAATTTTAAGAGGAGTTACTGTTACTGATGTTGTTGTTAAAAAAGGTGGATATGATGCTGATGTATACATAGATCCATCAATTTATACAGAAGATGAGAAAAAAGAGATTTTAAAAAAGTTAAAAAAAGCTGCTCCTTTACTTCAAAGTTTTTGTTTAGAATCAAGTGGATGGTTTAAATGCCCAAAATTTCATTTTAAATTTGATGAAAATATTGAGCAATCTAAAAGAATTGAAGAACTTTTCAAAAAAATAAAGGATAAGGGTTGA
- the ribD gene encoding bifunctional diaminohydroxyphosphoribosylaminopyrimidine deaminase/5-amino-6-(5-phosphoribosylamino)uracil reductase RibD, with protein sequence MDLAINEAWKYQGLTYPNPAVGAVVVKENQILSIGAHKIAGSFHAELAAIKDAYKYLTGDEKVDNIKKPEILHGYLIKNAKNLFENSQIYITLEPCAHYGKTPPCSLLIKNLGFKKVIYAIDDPNKKASGGGELLKKSGVEVVKGVKEKEALELIEPFLKWQKSSFVFFKLAQTLNGVITGGTISCEKSREYVHKLRDKIDLLVIGGNTVRVDRPTLDSRMIKGKAPDILIYSKRKDFDKNIPLFNVKNRKVFIDDSFEKLKNYRYIMIEGGEGMLEATKDIVDWYLFFVSANIKQGKNYQFDKKLKILNQRKIDKDLMIWSKNG encoded by the coding sequence ATGGATTTGGCTATTAATGAGGCCTGGAAATATCAAGGTTTAACATATCCAAATCCAGCAGTTGGTGCAGTAGTTGTAAAAGAAAATCAAATTTTATCTATTGGTGCGCATAAAATTGCAGGAAGCTTTCATGCTGAATTAGCTGCAATTAAAGATGCATATAAATATTTAACTGGCGATGAAAAAGTTGATAATATAAAAAAACCAGAAATTTTACACGGTTATTTAATAAAAAATGCAAAAAATCTTTTTGAAAATTCGCAAATCTATATAACATTAGAGCCTTGTGCACATTATGGTAAAACTCCTCCATGCTCACTGCTAATAAAAAATCTTGGATTTAAAAAAGTTATATATGCTATTGATGACCCAAATAAAAAAGCAAGTGGCGGGGGAGAGCTTTTAAAAAAAAGTGGTGTTGAAGTAGTTAAAGGTGTCAAAGAAAAAGAAGCTTTAGAATTAATTGAGCCATTTTTAAAATGGCAAAAGAGTAGTTTTGTTTTTTTTAAACTAGCACAAACATTAAATGGAGTAATTACAGGTGGAACTATCTCTTGTGAAAAATCAAGAGAGTATGTTCATAAATTAAGAGATAAAATAGATCTATTAGTTATTGGAGGAAATACTGTTAGGGTTGATAGACCTACATTAGATAGCAGAATGATAAAAGGAAAAGCACCAGATATTTTAATATATAGTAAAAGAAAAGATTTTGATAAAAATATACCTCTTTTTAATGTTAAAAATAGAAAAGTTTTTATTGATGATAGTTTTGAAAAGTTAAAAAATTATAGATATATTATGATTGAGGGTGGAGAGGGTATGCTTGAAGCTACAAAAGATATAGTTGATTGGTATCTTTTTTTTGTAAGCGCAAATATAAAACAGGGAAAAAATTATCAATTTGATAAAAAATTAAAAATTTTAAATCAAAGAAAGATTGATAAAGATTTGATGATCTGGAGCAAAAATGGATAA
- the ubiE gene encoding bifunctional demethylmenaquinone methyltransferase/2-methoxy-6-polyprenyl-1,4-benzoquinol methylase UbiE: protein MDKQKKIVNMFNDIAKTYDLANRVLSFGSDISWRKKACKKAYKYYNKKEIDRITDVACGTGDMLGFWEKIAKNEKIDVKEFLGVDPSSKMLEVAKEKFPHFNYIEAFAQKLPIESESSDFISITYGIRNVVDRIDAIKEFQRVLKKGGVLVILEFTRREKMSLFDNLVEFYMKKVLPVVGGLVSGNKEAYEYLPNSIDNFLTTEQLISELIENGFKIMEVKSFSFGISTMFIAKKI, encoded by the coding sequence ATGGATAAACAGAAAAAAATAGTAAATATGTTTAACGATATAGCAAAAACTTATGATTTGGCAAATAGAGTTTTAAGTTTTGGAAGCGATATCTCTTGGAGAAAAAAAGCTTGTAAAAAAGCATATAAATATTACAATAAAAAAGAAATAGATAGAATCACTGATGTTGCTTGTGGTACTGGAGATATGCTTGGATTTTGGGAAAAAATTGCAAAAAATGAAAAAATAGATGTAAAAGAGTTTTTGGGAGTTGATCCATCTTCTAAAATGCTTGAAGTTGCAAAAGAAAAATTTCCACATTTTAACTATATTGAAGCTTTTGCACAAAAACTTCCCATAGAGAGTGAATCTAGCGATTTTATTAGTATAACCTATGGAATAAGAAATGTTGTTGATAGGATAGATGCTATAAAAGAGTTTCAAAGAGTTTTGAAAAAGGGTGGAGTTTTAGTCATTTTAGAATTTACAAGAAGAGAAAAGATGAGTTTGTTTGATAATTTAGTTGAATTTTATATGAAAAAAGTTTTGCCAGTTGTTGGAGGATTGGTATCAGGAAATAAAGAGGCCTATGAGTATCTTCCAAACTCAATTGATAATTTTTTAACTACTGAGCAATTGATAAGCGAACTTATAGAAAATGGCTTTAAAATTATGGAAGTAAAATCTTTTTCTTTTGGAATCTCAACAATGTTTATAGCAAAAAAGATATGA